Within Amycolatopsis sp. FDAARGOS 1241, the genomic segment AGATCCATCACCTCGCCGATGGGAACGCCGACCACCGGTAGCTCTGGTCGGTCCTGGTCAGGATGCTGACGCGCCGATGTTCCCGCACCTCATGGGACATTTGCACGTCGCCCGTGTCGGACGCGGCCCGGGCCCGGCCCGACCGCGCCCGCGGCAACCAGGCCTACTCTGCGGACGCGATCCTCGGTTACCTACGCGCCCCGGGACCGTCGCCGTGATCCCCGAACCCGCTGACCAGGCCGGACACCGCAAACGCCGTGGTTCCCAAGGTGGCTCCCCACCCGGGTTGGACCCGGCCGGCTATCGCTGCCGCAACGTCGTCGAACGACGATTCAACCTGCTCAAGCAGTGGCAAGGCCCGGCCACCCGCTTCGACAAGCTCGCCCTCGTCGATCAGTCCGCGGTCTTCCTGCATACCGTGATCACCTGGACCAAGGCATTGTCAGCACGCCCTAGTTCCCGGCGGTGGCAGAGACCTCTTCCGCCGCCTCGGTGTCCACTTCGGTCTTCCGGTGGCGGCGGCGCGCGAGGAGAACGGCAGCGAGCGCGCAGACGACGACGAGAACGATCAGGAGCGTCCACGGCACGGCCCACCCGCCGGGGCTCGAGGCGACGGCGGGGAGCGGCGCGGTCGAGCCCGAGGCGTCGGTGAGGAGCGGGACCACGGAGACGGCGGCGGACAGGCGCACGGCGGGCACGACGCCGTGGACTGGAGCGGCGACGTGCCAGGTTTCGCCCGGTAGGAGCTGCGGCGAGTCGGGGATGGGGACGGCCGGGGTGGCGAAGGTGCCGAAGGGGCCGGTGACGGAGGCGGTCTGCCGGGCCGCGGTGATGGCGTTGCCCGTGTTGCGGATCGTGTACGACAGGGTGGCTTCGCCGGTGCCGAAGGGGTTCGGGGTGCCCGAGTAGTCGACGCGCGCGTCCTCGACGGACAGCTGCGGGGTCAGGGCGCCGCCGACGCGCAGGCGGATGCGGAGGCCGACCCGGCGCTCGACGTCGCCCTGCTGCACCGAGGTGACGAGGCCGCCGAGGTGGTCGCCGGCGGTCGCGTCGGGCGGGATGGTGAGGGCGAAGGGCACGTCGGCTGATTCGCCGGGCTCCAGCGTCACGTGGTCGGCCGCCGGGTGCACCCACGCGCCCACGCCGTACGAGCGGGTGCCGTGGGTGACGAGGTCGAGCTGCCCGGCCGCGGTCGTGAACGCGTCCGCGCTGTACACGGCGAGGTCGAGCGGCGCGGTGCCACGGTTGGTGACCACGAGGCCGTCGCGCACCTGCTCCCCCGGCTCCGCCGTGTAGCTGTAGTTCGCCCGGTCGGCGCCGAACTCGTTGGCCGCCGTGCCGACGGTCCACGGCACGTCGCCCTGCGCGGCCGCGGGAATCGGTGCAACGGCGGCGAATCCGGTGGTGGCGAGCAGAACCGCGGTGGCGAGGTGGGCGAAGGTACGGCGCATCTGGAGGTCCTCGGGTCTGACGGGAAGGGACGGTGGGGACGGGCACCCGCGGGCACCCGTCCCCACCGCGAACAACGAGTGGCTCAGCTCAGCGCGGTGAGGGTGGAACCGCTCTGGCCGGACTGGCGGGTCCAGCACGGGTCACCCTGGTGACTGCCACCGTGGCCGTGGTCGTCGTCGTGCCCGTGGCCGTTGCTCCGGTACGGGTGGATGACCACCTTGTCCACAGTGGACCCGACCGGCTTCGCCTGGGTCGCACCCTCGTCGGGGCCGCACCACGAGACGTTGCCGCGCTCCACCGCGGCGTTCGGGGCGGCGCAGGTGCCGCTGCGCACGTCCTGGACCACGAGCTTGTCGTCACGGACCTCGACCTTCACGTACGTGCGCACGTGCTCCTGGTTCTCCACGGAGTTGGCCCAGTGGTTGTCCGGGTTGAGCGGGTCGGCCCCGTAGTTCGGGTCCTTCGTGGTGTCCGGGTCGGTGAGGTCGTAGTACTTCGACCCCGACGCGGAGTTCGCCGTCACGTAGACGACCCCGCCCGGGCCCTGCGCCACCTGCGTGGCGCCCGGCTGCTCGGCCGGGTTGGCCTTCTTGCCGTTCTTGATCACGTAGCTGCGGGAGTAGCTGTGGTCGTGCCCCTGCAGCACCAGGTCGACCCCGAGGTTCGAGAACGCGGTCGGGAAGTCCTGGCGGCGCAGCTGGTTGTCGCCGTCGTTGGCGTGGTCGGCCGGCGAGTAGATCGAGTGGTGGTAGACGAGCACCGTGTACTTCGCCTTGGCACCGTGCTTATTGATGACGTCGGTGACGTACCCGATGTGCGCGTCGTCGGCACCGTTGGCGTAGGCGTTGCTGTTCAGGTCGATGAACAGCACGTCCTTGTAGGTGAACCAGTAGTCGCCGCCGGAGCGCGTGTCGGGCGTGCCGTTGTAGAACGGCGCCGAGCGATCGGTGTTGGGCGTCCAGAAGTGCTGCTCGTAGGCCTTGCCGCCGACGTCGTGGTTGCCGATGGTGGCGGCCCACGGGTACTGGCGCAGCTTGTCCGAGCCGAGGAACGCGTCCCACTGGGTCTCGGTGTTCGCGCTCTCGACCTGGTCACCACCGGAGACGAGCAGCTCGGCGTTCGGGTTGGCGGCCAGCGACACCTTCAGGGTGTCGGCCCACCCCGCGCCGTCCTTGGCGGTGTCGCCCGAGGAGCCGATCTGCGGGTCACCGTAGAACAGGAAGTCGAAGTCGCCCTTGAACTCCTGCGTCTTGAAGGTGTAGGTCGGCGACCAGCTGCTGCCGGACCCGACGCGGTAGGAGTAGCTGGTGCGCTGCTTCAGGCCGTCGATGATGGCGTGGGCGTTGAACCCGCCGTTGACGGTGTTCGCGGCGACGGTGGCCGGGAACTCCTGGGCGGTGCGCGGGAACTGCCCGTGGTCGAGGCGATTGGTGGGGACGACCTGCACGACCTGGGCCGCGCCGGTCGAGGAGTACCAACTGACGACGCGCTGCGACTCCTCGGCGCCGACGCCGAGGACGATGCCGGACGCCGTCGAGGCCGTGGGCGCCGGTGCGGCGACCGCCGAGCCGCCGGAGAACGCGACGGTGAGGCCGAGTGCCGCCGCGGTGACACCGAGGGCGAGGTGCCGCCCGGATCTGGAAGGTTTCATCGGATTTGCTTCCCTTTCGGGTCATTGGGTCGAGAAGACCGGTTGGTAGCGTTTACGGCTTCGATGTGCGGTAGGTGAACAACGCCCGAAGGGGCGGTAGCCCGGTCTGGAAGAACTCGCGGTCAACCCGCGGCGATCCGCTCGACGAACCACGTCAGGCCCATCACCGAGACCGCCGCCGCGATCAGCCCCGTCGTCCACTGTGGAGCGGCGAGCGACCGGCGGCGCACCAGCACGAGCAGCGGGAACACGATCGCGATGATCGCCAGCTGCACCACCTCGATGCCGAGGTTGAACACGAGCAGTGACCACAGCAGCGTCCACGACCACGCGGTGTCGATACCCAACGCCGAGGCGAACCCGAGCCCGTGCGCGAGACCGAAGCAGAAGACCACCGCGAGCCGGATCCAGCCGGCCCGGTCGAGGCTCAAGTGACCTTCGCCGGCCAGCTCGAACTCGGCGGGGTTCGACCGGCGGCGCCACAGCCGCCAGAGCGGCCAAGCGGCGACAACGGCGATCGACAGCGCGATGAGGGGTTCGATGATCGCGGCGGGCACGGTCACCAGACCGAGCGCTGCCAGCACGAACGTGACGGAGTGGGCGAGCGTGAACGTGGTCGCCGCCAGCACGATCTCGCGCAGGCGGCGGGAACCGGCGATGAGCGCGAGCAGGAACAGGATGTGGTCCAGCCCGGTGAGCAGGTGTTCGGCGCCGAGCCGGAAGAACTCCCAGAACCGCGCGCCCACGGACTGCTGCGTGGAGAACGACCGCTGGTTCGCGTCGAGGACGGCGCCGCCGGAGGTGAGGTCGAGGTCGTAGGTCACGATCGTCTTGGTGTCGCGGACGTAGCCCTCGGAGTCGGGGAACAGCGTGCTGTGGACCTCGTGGGCGTCGGCGCGGTCGCAACGGTAGTCGAGCGCGAACACCGCGTACGGCACACCTTCGCGTTGCTCGATGCGGAAGGCGCCGTCCGTTGCGGGGGCGCACGGGGTTTGTGTGGTGACCTGGAAGCGTTCGGTGACGTACTTGACGATCGTGGCCGCGTGGGCGTCGAGCGCCGCTGCCTGGGCGGCCGGGTCGTGGGCGTCGAACGCGGCGGTGCCCTGCCGGAACAGCGGATCGTCGTGCTCGTAGTCGGCGGCCGAGACGACGAGCAGGTCGTACTCGAGGCCGAGTTCGGCGCGGACGTGCCCGGTGCCGGGTGAGGTGACGTCGACGTACGCCGTCGACGAAAAGCCGTGGGCGAGCGCGGGTGCGCTGCCGGCGAGCAGGGCCAGCGCGGCGAAGGCGAGGACCACGAGCACTCGGGGCATGAACTTCCCCTTTCCGTTGTCCGACGCACCTTGCTGGGCGCAAACGAACAACGGGCAGAGGACGGGCGAACAGGCAGCGACCGGATTCTGACGGAGAAAGGCCGCGGAGCGGAAATCCGGCGCCGATCGGGTAGGAAGGACGCGACCCGCTGACTTCCCGGGAGGACGATCCGGCTTGCGTTCACGAGTTCTGGCCGTCGGCGCGCTGGCCGCCGCGCTGTTCGCCGGGTGCGGCGCGGACGACGACTGGTCCGGCCCGCACGCCGTGCCGGCCGCGGTCGGCGTCCTGGGCCCCGGCTTCACCACCGCGCCCCCGACACCCGAGGCGACGATCACGCCCCGGCCCGGCTCCTGGGACGAGGTCCACCCGGCGCCGGGCTACCGCGTCGTGCTGCTGACCGCCGGCGACGACGCGCAGACCGCCACCCTCGTATCCGCCGTGCGCGACTGGGCTTCGGCTGAGCAGGTCAGCCTGAAGACGGTGAAGGCCGACGACCCCGGCCAGTACACCGATCGCATCGACGAGGCGCTGCGCCTGTCCCCCGACCTCGTCGTCGCGGCCGGCAGCCGGCTCGTCGACGCGCTGACCCTGGTCACCGCAAACCACCTGCGGCAACAGTTCCTCGTGCTCGGCGCCGAACTCGCCGAACCCACCGCCAACGTCACCGCCGCCAACTGGCCCGGCGCCACCTTCCGCGGCGAAGGCCTGACCACTTCCACGGGCTACGACCCGGCGTCCTTCACACCGGTCCGCGCGGCGGCCGCCGTG encodes:
- a CDS encoding WxL protein peptidoglycan domain-containing protein — its product is MRRTFAHLATAVLLATTGFAAVAPIPAAAQGDVPWTVGTAANEFGADRANYSYTAEPGEQVRDGLVVTNRGTAPLDLAVYSADAFTTAAGQLDLVTHGTRSYGVGAWVHPAADHVTLEPGESADVPFALTIPPDATAGDHLGGLVTSVQQGDVERRVGLRIRLRVGGALTPQLSVEDARVDYSGTPNPFGTGEATLSYTIRNTGNAITAARQTASVTGPFGTFATPAVPIPDSPQLLPGETWHVAAPVHGVVPAVRLSAAVSVVPLLTDASGSTAPLPAVASSPGGWAVPWTLLIVLVVVCALAAVLLARRRHRKTEVDTEAAEEVSATAGN
- a CDS encoding metallophosphoesterase family protein, which codes for MKPSRSGRHLALGVTAAALGLTVAFSGGSAVAAPAPTASTASGIVLGVGAEESQRVVSWYSSTGAAQVVQVVPTNRLDHGQFPRTAQEFPATVAANTVNGGFNAHAIIDGLKQRTSYSYRVGSGSSWSPTYTFKTQEFKGDFDFLFYGDPQIGSSGDTAKDGAGWADTLKVSLAANPNAELLVSGGDQVESANTETQWDAFLGSDKLRQYPWAATIGNHDVGGKAYEQHFWTPNTDRSAPFYNGTPDTRSGGDYWFTYKDVLFIDLNSNAYANGADDAHIGYVTDVINKHGAKAKYTVLVYHHSIYSPADHANDGDNQLRRQDFPTAFSNLGVDLVLQGHDHSYSRSYVIKNGKKANPAEQPGATQVAQGPGGVVYVTANSASGSKYYDLTDPDTTKDPNYGADPLNPDNHWANSVENQEHVRTYVKVEVRDDKLVVQDVRSGTCAAPNAAVERGNVSWCGPDEGATQAKPVGSTVDKVVIHPYRSNGHGHDDDHGHGGSHQGDPCWTRQSGQSGSTLTALS
- a CDS encoding HupE/UreJ family protein; the protein is MPRVLVVLAFAALALLAGSAPALAHGFSSTAYVDVTSPGTGHVRAELGLEYDLLVVSAADYEHDDPLFRQGTAAFDAHDPAAQAAALDAHAATIVKYVTERFQVTTQTPCAPATDGAFRIEQREGVPYAVFALDYRCDRADAHEVHSTLFPDSEGYVRDTKTIVTYDLDLTSGGAVLDANQRSFSTQQSVGARFWEFFRLGAEHLLTGLDHILFLLALIAGSRRLREIVLAATTFTLAHSVTFVLAALGLVTVPAAIIEPLIALSIAVVAAWPLWRLWRRRSNPAEFELAGEGHLSLDRAGWIRLAVVFCFGLAHGLGFASALGIDTAWSWTLLWSLLVFNLGIEVVQLAIIAIVFPLLVLVRRRSLAAPQWTTGLIAAAVSVMGLTWFVERIAAG